The DNA region CCCCATCCAAGTCTGGGCGGAGACAAGCGTAATACTTTCTAACGGTGGCACAGCTAGTTTGCTCATTAATGCCAACGGCAATGAGACAGTGGCACAGCTAGTTTGCTCATTAATGCCAATGGTGATGGGACAGTGGCACAGCTAGTTTGCTCATTAATGCCAATGGTGATGGGACAGTGGCACAGCTAGTTTGCTCATTAATGCCAACGGTGATGGGacagtggcacagcaggctgGCAGCTGCTGCTGTCTATTAGTCTCTTCATGATTTGCCATCCTCGTGCAACATGGTTTACTTGCATTAAAGCCCACACCAATCAATGACTGGAGGGATGGTAGAATGATCTTCATTTACAGATGACTTCAGTTCAGAGTGCAATGAACCATACAGTACAAACGGTCAATGCAGCCCAACCCAGCCTGTCATAAAGATAAAAAAACCAACAAGCACTTTTAATAGCCAGtctcagtggttctcaaaaCGAAAATGCAGAAGTGGCAGAAAGGACACAAGCACTCCTCACTGAGCAGGATCTTTTCCTTCACAGCTTCCTTATCCAGGAAGACCTTCAAAGCAGACTGCAGAGTTCCTCTCATCATGGATGAGAAATCACTAAAAACTAGCAGTCCGCCAAGTTGGAGCTGTTGAACTGCTCATGCAGTGACTGGTAATGGGGCTCTAGAACTGCTCATGCAGTGACTGGTAATGGGGCTCCAGAACTGCTCATGCAGTGACTGGTAATGGGGCTCTAGAACTGCTCATGCAGTGACTGGTAATGGGGCTCTAGAACTGCTCATGCAGTGACTGGTAATGGGGCTCTAGAACTGCTCATGCAGTGACTGGTAATGGGGCTCTAGAACTGATCATGGTAATGGGGCTCTAGAACTGCTCATGGTAATGGGGCTCTAGAACTGTTCATGGTAATGGGTTACACAGCCTTTGCCCCTTGCTCGAgtctcctgctcctcacctCCACGCACGTCTCGATCTCCGTGTACTTGTTCATGATGGGCAGGATGGTCTCCATGCTGCTGTGCTCCACCAGGTCGGACTTGTTGCCCACCAGGATGAGGGGAATcctgatcaacacacacaacagcagacagacaggcagcaaCGTCAATCAGCTAACACGTGCAGAGCACATATCTAGAGGGAAGTGAAACAATGCTAACTTGGCGCAGCGATCACTTTGCACTTTATTTGACACTTTGTACGTCATGTTTACTGCTAACCTCCTTTCCATTCTATTCTTGCAGTTGTACCGTTTTCTTCTTCAAGAGAACATTAATGTATTTTACAAATATTGAGCTTTCATTCAACTGGGGACAGACATTTAGCATGTCACCTCCATGACTATGTAGTAGGGGTGGCATGGTTCATGGAAAAAATCCCAACCGCTCGGTTCGCTTGTCTCAGTTCGGGGCATGAGTGCAtggtgtggtgttgttggcGGTTCATGGCATGCGCAATGTagcctgaaagtgtgtgtgtggatgtgtggagtGCTGCGGGTCATGTGTAGAAATGGCAAAAGGTTCACTGATGaaaagtgcattataaataaaatgtattattattattattattattattattattattagagatAACAAAGGCAGCCCAGAGCTGAAAGATGCGCCAGCGTCGAACAACGTCAAAGTCTGGTGTGTGGGAACATTTTGGATTTAatttgacctacagtatgatAACAGTGGAAATGTAATGGTAGAACTGCGACTGTGTGCAAGCATTGTGCGACATGTATTCATTATATTAGTGCAGGCCCAGAGGAGCTTCAGGCCAGTCAGGTTTTGAGCCGGTCTGAGTATGGTGagcttaaaggtgctctaagtgaACGTCACTTCTGCACCCCTTCCTCCCGTGCAAATTAAACTCTCCTGAGCACTCTCCAGAGAAAGTGTGCATTTACAGGGCTTGCCACTGTTATGTGGTAGCCTAGAAGCTATTTTGCGTAGTTCGGATAGGCTACGTTATGTGCAGAAATAAAGTATTCCATAATATTTCAGTCAATCTTTGTGAGCTTAAAAAATAACAGAATTTCCTGTAGATGGTAATAAAACACCATTCCTCAAAGATGGTCTCAATGTAGGGCTTGATCAAGTTAAATTCTTTCAGTTTGTGCATGAttatatgatataattattttaatACTCTAGCCTAATAGTGGATAATCAAGCTATATATCATATGCTGAAGTATGATATTTCTGACgtgaaaaagataaaaagaaaacataacaataagAACTGAAAACTGTGACCCTAAAACCGTGATATGAACTGAATCGTGGCTTTGTGAacccactgtactgtatgtagatagAGGGCATATGTAATTCCTGCATATTAAACTATATTATACAGCACTCTTCCCTTTCACCAAAAACATAATGCACATTCTCCACAAACCTGCTGTCCTTATCTGTCCTGTCATTTATTAGTGGAATCCAATGACTGGTGACctaaaacaacaaaacatacaTTAAAACATTTCCACAGCAAACAAGCCAAACAACTGTCAGATAATGTTCTGACATTTAACCAATGGCAGGTGAATCTATTATAGTCAGCTTGCAGACATTGCCACAATACCTTTTCAATGGAATTCTTGTTGTTGACGGAATAGACAATGCAGATAACATTTGCCTGTAATTGACAGAGGACAATAATTAGCTACGGCCAGCCATTGCACCATGCATGAGTAGTACCACAACATGAATCATTAGCACTAGTGTGGTGCTCCAGTCCCACCTTGGTGATTTCCTGATAGAGCTGCTCATCTGTCTGCTCGACCtctggggacagagagagaaccatGTACATATATGGATagtttggctgtgtgtggtAATCCTAATTCAACTCTCCTTATTTACCCCCCGCCCCTCACTACCTACTGTTTATTTACCCTTCCTTATTGCAACTGTGGCACAATAATTTCATTATACTGCAAAGTATATGTGACAATAacaaaacttgaacttgaacttgaacttgaaccagATTAGTCCGGTGACTCAGCCCTTCACTATACGGCTTCAATAGAACCACATTTCTCCTGGCCGTTCCTAGAGTGGTTATTACCTGAGTAGTCAACGATGTGTGTGGGCACTCTCTCTGGAGTGACATCGGCCGGAATGGTGATTTCTTCAGCCCGATAGGGCACCTGAAGTACAGTAGAAATTCAGTTCAGCACATGTACACAGTATGCGCTTATATTCAGtccacaaaataaaacaaaataggtAGCCTATTTAATCCACTTTGAGATGACACAGAAATCCATATAAAGGCCTATCATAATTTAAAACTGTATTGTTGTCTGATTCAAGGTCTTTGGTATTTTGAGAAACGCTTTGCATACCACATCTGGAAACTCCTCTGTGACCAGAGACATGATAAGGGAAGTCTTCCCTACTTTGGCtgtgaagaaaagaaacaagTAAAAACACAATTCAGTGAATGTTGACAGCATTCTATATTGAGTCAGTTCTATCTCTGACCTTAGAAGTTCTCTCATCTGACCTTAACATAGCATAGCACCCTAATAACTAATTCAAACAACTGACTGTTGACCTTCTAAACCATACTCCCACAGAACTGTTGACCTTGGCCTTATGCATCACACAAGGAAGGCTGCAATATGTTAGGCCAAGTCAAAAAAACTGAAACATTTGGACATTCAGGTGTAGCGCCTGATGTTATAGTGTTGCTTTCCCCTGCTGCAGAGTTTCTCCAACAATGGGGCCATTGTCCCTGGAACACTCTTCACTACTTAATCACAAGGGATGACACAAAATTTGATACTTCTCATGATTCCTTCAGAGCACTGTCTATGTAGGCTTCCAAGCCTCAGCTGGGCAAGATATGAACACTATCTGCAGTATTTGGCTTGGATCAGTACAGGTGTGTGCAGGCTTCAGTACAGGTGTGTGCAGGTTTTGGTCCAATACATTGTAGGTAATCTGACTAGGGCCATGGACTCAAGGCCCACTTGACCAAGTCTGCAATATGGCATTATTCAGCCTATTCCTTAGACTATTTTGTGGCAATCAGTGAGTAGACAACAATAGTGGTCGATTTAGAATACTGAactgtttgatgatggtggaggttactGTCCAATAACAATCAGTGGTGTCAAATGGAGTGTaggagtgtagcctacatattgtgaatgtggataatacaatgtcatttttaatgttgttaaaagtgaaagtgttgttgaaaGTTTAttcaattggtgaataaacactaacaagaggtggataaactctatttctgaaattgcAGGTGAACAAACTGCCAGGTGCGTTACCCTCCACAGCCCTGGGTCTCGTGGTATGCACATTCAAAACACAGGCTATGGATGTTCAGCCTTCTCTCTCCCAAATTCTTTGGTCAGGCTTAACATTTTAACTGTACTGAGGATATGACAAATaatatttaattacaaaataatgcAAGATATTGTGGCATGAAAGAGAGCATACTGGCTACCGATTAAAGTCTACGTTCCAATactgagcagcagcagtagcagcagttcAACCTCGGATTAAATAATGTTAAGTAATCGGTGTTCAATGGTTGACTGGTCTTTTGTTAGCGTCGTCGTTCATGCACAAGGTAGCCCTACCATACATATACAACAGATCGAATTCTCCACAAACTCATAGTAATAATTTACACATCTAGTCTTCTTTTGGGAATGCAATGTTAACGCGCTACAAAACAACATTCGGCTTCAGTTTGTCACTTGTCTTCTTTGGTAACAACACGGTCAAGGCAGTGACATGCAGTCCAAGCGAAtgaaaaataatattcacactCACGTTCTCCTACAAGTAATATCCTCACGTCCTTCCGCATCTTTTCCAGTTTGTCTGTCCGACTCGGAAAATCTCTGATCGAAAAGCATTTAAGATGACATGCGGTAGGACAGCAAGGTTGAAGGCAGATCTGATCTGACCGGACGGTTTCACAAGTGCGCAGATTTTGTGGGCCCTTACGGATCTACGGTCAGAATCCTagtttgaaatatgttgaaagACAGTGAGTGCTATTTTGTCAAATGGTTCTCAtcagtgcacagacacacggacactATATTGAGGTATTTTGAGATGTGCAGATTTACATCCACGCGAAAAGCTGCTACCGCCGATGTTAGTGTTGGTTGTTGGCTGGGCTGCTGATTCTCGCATCATGGTACACGCCTCCAACAGCTGACCTTCCTACGGAGTAAGAGAGTGGGACAAGTAGCACGGATTGCAGATAATGCGTAGCCTAATTATCTAATCAAGTCAGGGCTATTCATTTTGactcttttatttcatttcaataTCAAATTCCATaagaaaaaacatataaaacataaaATCCAGTAGCATGAAAACGGCCATaacataggcctattataaaatCTGATTGAATCTAAATGTCCAGGAACAATCATAGGAAAGCACAATCAACTTGCAGAAAGTAACTTGTAACTTGTTATGTTTTCCAAATGATATAGTCCGAGTCAGCTATGACTGGCAAGGAAATGCAGGTCATTTTCTCCAGTTACAGTCCAGTCATGAAGTAGCGGGTTCTGGCTCGATtaatgtaaaacaaacaaaagtgcatTTGGGGACTTAAAAGCCCACACGATATAATGTACCAATACATGCATAAATTGTATGCATATGCACAGATCTTTGTAAAATGTCTCTAAAAGGCCGTCTTTAAAAAGGCAAATGTATTGCAGAGATGAACATTCTTCTCGTttggcctcctcctctcttcacgaTTTCCTGCGGCTCATGTCTGCTTCCACTGaaatgagaaaaagagggaaaaaagatgaTAACTGATGCACCGTATCTtcacttatctccctcaacaatggaattctcttctctgattggctaatggggtggccattaacttcgtataatctgctaccttcgaagtagttcccgtatcacacttgaatattaattcgccaaactcgttgcgaagtttaaatgaactgtcacgttgcatccaagctgaaatacagacgtgcagaaccatagtaacattgtagcatatgacggaggtggattgtagctagttggatgccatgtaggctataaaagtagcgatctttcaaagttaaagttaatcagaatcctgggaaatgcccgcttgacaacggcagagatagaactaacgactggcttttggccgtagcaaccagccatttagaactaacgactggcttttggccatagcaaccatccatttagaactagtaacggcagttttgtcctgcaagtagaaagttgatatgtggcggaaagtagtcccacagtcaagacagttttagcgatgttaacggacgcaacggtggaataaaactatgttctaaatatacaggttatgaatacaaacgggagataagcgggataacggccttcgaggtcgaccggttcgatggaaataatggcacggcggaggtaactccgtctccgtgcttcgcacgtcgccggagttctagacctccacctagccattatttccatcgaaccggtcacctcgtcggccgttatcccttacatcaCCATATCAATGATCTAATGTGTCATTGGATGAGTGACAACTAGCTGCCTTGGGTGTATTTAAAGTCCTGTAGTTGTCACTGATAAtatatgtggtgtggtgtggtgtggtagtgtgtggtgtggttgtggtgcggtgtggttgtgatgcggtgtgtgtggttgtggtagtatgtgtggtgtggttgtggtagtggtagtatgtgtggttgtggttgtggttgtggtagtactgtatgtgtggtagTGGTTGtggtagtacagtatgtgtggtgtggttgtggtagtatgtgtggtgtggttgtggttgtggttgtggtagtatgtgtggtgtggttgtggttgtatgtgtggttgtggtagtgtgtgtggtggtgttgtggttgtggtgtggttgtggtagtatgtgtggtgtggttgtggtAGTATGTGTGGTAGTGGTTGTGGTAGTAcagtgtggtgtggttgtggtagtgtgtgtggtggtgtggttgtggtagtgtgtgtggtgtggttgtggtagtgtgtgtggtggtgtggttgtggtagtgtgtgtggtgtggttgtggtAGTATGTGTGGCAGTGGTtgtggtgtggttgtggtgTGGTTATGGTATCATGTGTGGTGTGATTGTGGTAGTATGTGCGGTGTggttgtggtagtgtgtgtggtgtggttgtggtAGTATGTGCGGTGTGGTTGTGGTGTGGTTATGGtatcatgtgtggtgtggttgtggtAGTATGTGCGGTGTggttgtggtagtgtgtgtggtgtggttgtggtagtactgtactgtatgtgtggtgtggttgtggtagtatgtgtggtgtggttgtggtAGTATGTGCGGTGTGGTTGTGGTAGTATGTGCGGTGTGGTTGTGGTAGTATGTGCGGTGTGGTTGTGGTGTGGTTATGGtatcatgtgtggtgtggttgtggtgTGGTTATGGTATCATGTGTGGTGGGGTTGTGGTGTGGTTGTGGtagtttgtgtggtgtggttgcGGTGTGGTTATGGTATaatgtgtggtgtggttgtggtgtggttgtggtgtggttgtggtatcatgtgtggtgtggttgtggtatcatgtgtggtgtggttgtggtgtggttgtggtatcatgtgtggtgtggttatggtatcatgtgtggtgtggttgtggtatcatgtgtggtgtggttgtggtagtttgtgtgattgtggttGTGGCTCTTACGGGCATAGTGCTGGGGGAGCATGGGCAGGGCGATGACCTCTCTGAAGGCCTCGATCCActccctctgctcctgctcccgctcacacatgaacacaaactgCCTGTCCGGCGTCTCCACCACGATCCCACACCTCCACTTGCACCGGGCGCGTTtgggcacactctctctcactgagtAGCCATGGGCCTCAGTGCCGATAAACACGGCGCCCAACTCCAAGGCATCCTTTAACAGAAGCAAGGAAATGTTAGTGAAATGTCATTCAGCACAtgagtcgagtcaagtcaagtcaagtcaagttatttatatagcgcatttcatacacagaggtcattcaatgtgctttacataaacaaaagcaaggggtaataacaaataaaagcatagaAGGGCTATAGTCATCAAGTACAGGGACTGCcttagagaaaagaaaacataaaacgcACAAGGTTACATTACTAAAGGGAGAAGTAAGCAAATACTTTATTTATATTACAGTACTTGCCGTTACTTCCCTCTTTTGGAGAAAACAGATGAGGTACAAATACAGTGCCTACATGCCttcttttgtttcctttttctttttacagtaTTTATAAAAATACAAACCAACCATTGGTGTTTTAAAATAGAGCAGCCTCCTGTCCACGGAACAAAGAATGAACCATCTTCTCTTGAAAGGTTCCCTTTGCTTGTCCAAGAGAAAGTAAAAAGTGTTGATATCCTTTTCGATactatcatttgtcatgaaatatACAATGCTATCTCAAAAAAGTATCTGAATCCAAATTCACAGATACATGGCATATATCATAAATTCAATGAACACATAATTGCAGTAAATGCTGACTgcatattgcacacacactgtatgtgagTGGCACCAACCTTTGGTCCAGTCTTTTCCATGTATCCCTCCTTGATACTGCTTCTGGTTAGTAAGGGTAGaagcttttcaaacaaaaaacgaaacaaACAAATGAGCCAAAAATGCCATTGCCATATTACCAtgtgatagcctactgtaagatATATGACTTGTCACGAGTACATGTTTATCAAAAAGTCTTATTtaacattattgatgtttttcTGAATACATTTGGATACCTCACTGTCATTGGGTGGGGAGAGGGTCATCTTCAGGTATGTAAAACGGGCAGCCCGGATTGCATTGAACCAGTTCACAATCTCCTGAAAGGCAAGCGATATTGAGCTGAGTGATCCGTACAACCAACACCATTCCCACAAAATAGCAAAAGCAATATAACATTCACTTCAACCCGAAGACAATGCAAATGGTCATGAGTGAACAGGTATTCCACAACTATTAGACAAGATATGCAGATTATTCCCACCTGGCCACTCTCATGGTAGACAAAGATGTTTCTGGTGTGGTCCTCTTTTACATAGGAGATCTGTAGGCCATGATGGTGGCCTATCTTCTCTGGCTGGAAAGATGCATTCAGATCTCTCACTGGGATGACTGCTTTGGGCCCTCTGGACAGCTGAGTAAGCCAGAAGTTGAGAAATATGAAGGAATATTACCATGATCAAAGGGAGTACTATAGCTTTATAAAATCTGAGTATTATGAAACcagacaacaataaacaaaaaaagagagcaatGATAGGGTGTGTATCATCCTTGACCCTTACACCAGCAGCTACCttcctctattttttttttcaagaagtTTCAAAATAACTACTTACATCATCTTTGTTGAAGTACACAAGAGTTAGTTCTTTCTCAGAAAggacaaatctccgtttcaagaACTGCTTATTAGCTTTGCCTTTCTTCCACAGGGTCCCTTCATAGCAACCTGTTTGAGGTTAACACTGGAGAATGAATGTCTTGGTCATCACAGGATGCTCTCATGTTACTACTGGCTGTGAGCCTGTGAGTCTATTCACCTGAACTGTAAATCTTTTGGAGGTGCATATGCTCTCCTGTGAACTCACGCCGCTCATATTTTGCTCGAATCCACTGCTCTCTAAGCACTCTTGAGGAAAGAAGATATTtattaaaatgtactgtattcataataataataattattactaGTAATAACAATAAAGTTAGAAGTAAATCACAATTTGTATGCTGTAATTTCTATAACCGCATTATTATTGCCCATATATTATTTCCACCTGTATAGGGAGAATTTATTGGGGTAACTGACACTATCGGTCAGAAGTTTATGggtcttctttcttttttttaccatcACTACAAAAACTGCAACACATGGGACACAAATAAGTGTAAACAAATGGTTTATATCAATCATGCAAGGGAACCAAGAAAGCGTAGGAGTTTCAAAACCTGTGACCAGTggtgtatgtaggctatgagcTTCCTTTGACAATTAAAAGGTTGGGTACGCGATGCCGGATGCCGGATGCAGTTGCATTTGTTTATGGTTATGTTGCTAAGCAGATGGTGGTTGGTCTTTGGGTTGTTGAACTAAAGACCAACCAAAACACATCAGAGGTAGCTCACTTCCTTCAGTATCCCTGAGAAACACCACAGTGTTTGGTGTTGTTTGGTGGACAGGCTGCACGCGCCCTCTTTGCTTGATTCCACTTTACGGAGCCAGGGCCACGTGAGAAGACTGTGTCTTCACAACGTTCTCAGAGAATGGAGAGCGAGTGGATCATGAGGAGATACCCACTGAATGTTACAAAAAGTGTCACACGTTAGACATGGCTGAGCATCGCGTACCCTACCGTTAACTGTACAAAAGGGTGAGTGTACTTCTGCAGAAAATCCCGCTTGTGAATGGTCACTGTTGTGGGGGCATTACACTTCCTCATTATAGCAAGTAAaacaaaactcacacacagtcatgttgcTTTGGCCTGTAGTAAAAAGCTGGAACAAACTTCTCATAATGGGCCTTGACAGCTGAATTGCCATGGCGCCTCATAAACTGAATAATAAACAACAGACCCAGAATGCAGAAGTTACATTTGAAGCGCTCATCATCATAGGTGCCATATGATTCTAGTATGATTGGTTGAGATCACACGACTCTATAGTGGGGCCACAGTTACCTCAACCAAGTCATCTTCCCAGTTGTCCAAACGTATGGACTTGATGCGGCTGATGTCTGgcaaatctctgtgtgtgcccgagcaactcatgcacacaaacacaccgagtTTGTAGGAGGCCCAATCCGGTTCTGAGGAGCACCGTCACCATTACCCAgaaacaaatgacaaaacaacCAATCAGGATCACCAGGATAAGTTTATCTTATACATACATCTCTGGTGATCTTCCTTATAGTACAAATGTTTGACATTTTAATTGAGAATTCAGTAGCCtaaaacaggataaaaatgatTAAACTATGTACATCACTACCGTAGTGCAGTTTTTGATATGAGAGTGAAATGGTCAACACTCACCAGGTGCCCCACAGTCAGCACAAAAACTGTTATTTGACTGTTTCACCATCTCTAAAAGAATAATCTTGTTTCTGTCCCAAGACCCCATGGGTGCAGAGAAGATGCCATCTTATTTATTTCccatcctgttctctctctctttccaatcAGAACATCCCATCGTCATACAACATCCAAGATATCCTTTAACTGCATTGAAGAATCGCCTAACGTTAATCTTTTTAACTAAACTCCTTTTTCGTAACCCACTGTAAGGGGCAGAAGTGAAGTGCACGTTCCCTCCCAATTGTACAGTAGAGTGGCCTTGTTGGAACTGGTTTCTCTTGCCCTGCCCTTGAGCTGAGGAAGTGAAAACatcaacataggcctacacagaagTAAACATGAACTAGGCCACTATAATTATCTAAACGAGCTGAAGAAGTGAAACATCAGACATCATGACATATGCACATAATCTGATAACTGCATTAGGCCTAGACTGGTTACATTTCTTCAGGGCAAGTACGATAGGAACGATTATCCTGTTCCAGTGTTCCACACGGAAAAATAATCAAGACGGACATTACGAAACACGCTGTGGctgttctgttttcttttactgCCAAATGCCAATGGCTGTTCCTTTCCGCTGTTGTCGTGCAACGATTAGGTAATGTGGATCGCTAGacgtcttctctcctctgcagtctTAACAGGTACCCGACAAAACATTATTATGATGTGCACTGCATCTTTTAGCCAAGATAAACTATAACAAGTTTCGTCCACGCTAGTTAACCTTGCCAGTATCAATGCAGTAGCTAACAGTTAGCATGATTTAGGTAGTTGTTCAACAAACATCTGCTTACAGTAAAAGACGAGTGGTTTTACATAAGCAGAGGCAGCGGCACTGAGATTTGTCTTTACTGTCTCCACAGGTCGTTATGGATTACTTTGTCATACAGCGAGTTCACTACCTGAGGTCGCACCTAGATACCTCCAGTGTACATGTTGCTGGCGAAGCCGCATCACAGTTGCTGGGTTCGACACTTTAACTGGTTCCCCCTCCTCGGACTTATGCAGTGATGACAAGCAATCGTTGGATGACCTTTATACACCTGAACAGCGAGCTGTCATCCTGAAACTTTTAAATAATGCAACAGAATCGGAACTTAGTAGAGTAAAACTTTTGAGAACACGCAAATCTGCAAATATAGTAGAGTATAGAAGTCGACATGGGCCCTTCAAAAACCTCGAAAGTGTCTTAAATGTACCTTTAGTGAAGCACAAGACTGCTGTCCTGTCTTTCAACCATATAGTTGACCCGG from Sardina pilchardus chromosome 1, fSarPil1.1, whole genome shotgun sequence includes:
- the LOC134092316 gene encoding arf-GAP with dual PH domain-containing protein 2-like isoform X2 is translated as MGSWDRNKIILLEMVKQSNNSFCADCGAPEPDWASYKLGVFVCMSCSGTHRDLPDISRIKSIRLDNWEDDLVEFMRRHGNSAVKAHYEKFVPAFYYRPKQHDCVEQWIRAKYERREFTGEHMHLQKIYSSGCYEGTLWKKGKANKQFLKRRFVLSEKELTLVYFNKDDLSRGPKAVIPVRDLNASFQPEKIGHHHGLQISYVKEDHTRNIFVYHESGQEIVNWFNAIRAARFTYLKMTLSPPNDSELLPLLTRSSIKEGYMEKTGPKQREPFKRRWFILCSVDRRLLYFKTPMDALELGAVFIGTEAHGYSVRESVPKRARCKWRCGIVVETPDRQFVFMCEREQEQREWIEAFREVIALPMLPQHYALEADMSRRKS
- the LOC134092316 gene encoding arf-GAP with dual PH domain-containing protein 2-like isoform X1, which codes for MGSWDRNKIILLEMVKQSNNSFCADCGAPEPDWASYKLGVFVCMSCSGTHRDLPDISRIKSIRLDNWEDDLVEFMRRHGNSAVKAHYEKFVPAFYYRPKQHDCVVLREQWIRAKYERREFTGEHMHLQKIYSSGCYEGTLWKKGKANKQFLKRRFVLSEKELTLVYFNKDDLSRGPKAVIPVRDLNASFQPEKIGHHHGLQISYVKEDHTRNIFVYHESGQEIVNWFNAIRAARFTYLKMTLSPPNDSELLPLLTRSSIKEGYMEKTGPKQREPFKRRWFILCSVDRRLLYFKTPMDALELGAVFIGTEAHGYSVRESVPKRARCKWRCGIVVETPDRQFVFMCEREQEQREWIEAFREVIALPMLPQHYALEADMSRRKS